A genomic region of Arachis hypogaea cultivar Tifrunner chromosome 5, arahy.Tifrunner.gnm2.J5K5, whole genome shotgun sequence contains the following coding sequences:
- the LOC112802034 gene encoding uncharacterized protein — MAQVTKTSILLHTTQSHYRFSFISLVAANLHKLSGGDCNPQILNKPSLTLTLTFTSSLIHSPSHHESELLMASKLRQLQSKACQASKFITNHGTAYYKQLLEQNKQYIQEPPTVEKCDLLAKQLFYTRLASIPRRNESFWKELDYVKNLWKNRQELKVEDAGIAALFGLECFAWFCSGEIVGRGFTITGYYP, encoded by the exons ATGGCACAAGTAACAAAAACCTCAATTTTGCTACACACAACGCAAAGCCACTATCGTTTTTCTTTCATTTCGCTCGTTGCTGCGAACCTCCACAAACTTAGCGGCGGCGACTGCAACCCTCAAATCCTTAACAAAccctctctcactctcactctcactttcaCTTCCAGTCTCATTCATTCTCCTTCGCACCACG AATCTGAGCTCTTGATGGCATCAAAGTTGCGGCAGCTGCAGTCGAAGGCATGCCAAGCCTCAAAATTCATCACCAACCATGGAACTGCCTACTACAAGCAGTTGTTGGAGCAGAACAAGCAATACATTCAGGAGCCACCCACGGTGGAGAAATGTGACCTTCTGGCAAAACAATTGTTCTACACCCGCCTTGCTAG CATTCCTCGCCGTAATGAGTCATTCTGGAAGGAGCTTGATTACGTCAAGAATTTGTGGAAGAACAGGCAAGAGTTGAAGGTGGAGGACGCAGGTATTGCTGCTTTGTTTGGCCTGgaatgttttgcatggttttgttcCGGCGAGATTGTCGGGAGGGGATTTACCATCACCGGTTACTATCCCTGA